The sequence CGGCAGGCCTGGCTCGGCGAGGAAGTGCTGGCAGAGCCGCGACCGGACATGTTCCGGGCCCAGCAGCTTCAGGTAAACTCCAGGGGGCGGAGCTCTGAAGGGAGCTGGACGGAGCAGAGGCGGGGCCAGACCCAGGGGCGGAGCCTGAGCGGCagagatggtgggggtggggtagggaagaGAGCAAATCTGGATGCTGGGACTCCGCTAAAGGTAGCGGCAGGGCGCGGGTCAGAGGAAAGACGAGAGTCTACTGtgaaggaggggctgggaggcggCGCCTGGGGCAAGGAGGGGCTCGGGGCTCGCCCCCAAAGTTGGGGATGCACCCAAGCCCCAGGGCCGGGTCTGGACCCTTGGCGGCTCGCTGAGCGCTCTTGGCGGCTAGCTGAGCGCTCTCCGCAGCTCACCGCCCGGTGCCGCCTCCGCAGATCTTCAACTTGATGAAGTTCGACAGCTATGCTCGCTTCGTCAAATCCCCTCTGTACCGCGAGTGCCTCCTGGCGGAGGCCGAGGGTCGCCCCCTGCGGGAACCTGGCTCCTGGCGCCCTGGCAGCCCCGACACCACGAGAAAGGTGCGCACGCGGGGCTGTGGGGGGCGGTGTCCCGGTACATATCTGCGGGGGTCGCTCACGGTCGGCCTGCGGGCTGGCGCCCCGCCCAGTGCCATTGCCTTCCGTGTGTCTTGCAGAAGCCGAAGCTGAAGCCCGGGAAGTCGCTGCCGCTGGGCGTGGAGGACCTGGGGCAGCTGCCACCTGCTGAGGGCCGCCCGCTCCGCAAGTCCTTCCGCAGGGGTGAGGGCAGAAGCGGGCCGCAGAGATAGCGAGGGCAGGAATCTGGGCAATTCTGGAGAATGCCCCCTTCCTCCTACTGGTCTTGCAGTCTAAGTCAGTGAAAATCGAAATGCAGGGCCCTGtggaccccccccacccccacttccaccCCGCCACGTTCCCCTGGTGGTTCCTAGAGCCCAGAAGTTTGGGAAGCCCTCGTCAATAGCGAAGCCTCCCGGAACCCAAACACCATCAGACCCCTGAAAAAGGGCTCCAGCAGAGTCCGCATGAGTGCGGAAAGGCCTCAGCAGAGGGGTGAGGAGAGGGGCCCTGTCCGGctcagtcttcctctcctctAGAACTAGCCGGCGGGGCCGCCAACTCAGCCTTGCGCCGTGAGTCCCAGGGATCACTCAACTCCTCAGCCAGTCTGGACCTGGGCTACCTTGCCTTTGCCAGCAGCAAATCTGAGGTAAGCCAACTTTTAGGGGAGACGAGGTGTGGGCCCAGGTCACTGACTCTTACCCCTTTGAGTGGCCATCATCATTCATTGAAGTGGGACCACCAGCCCCACTTCATCCCCTACTTGATCCATATGGCCAATAACTCAGCCTCCTTACTTTCTTCCTGTCCTCACTGCTTTGGGCCCCATGCATATTATGGGTGAACTCTTCagcctgtgtgtgcatgtttgggTGACCAGGTGTATAGAGCGTGTGCGTAGCAGTCGGTGGGTAGACCGGTCCCTGGGGTGCCCATAGGCTTGGGTGAGTATACATGTATTCCCATGGGAGGATGTATCCTGCCTGCCTGCAAGTGTGCCCTTGGgcacgtgtgtgcctgtgtgtgtcccaGTGAGCTTACCTGTGTACCTGTCTTTGTGTCCTTGCATGTGTACACTTCCCTTGATATCTGCTCTGGATCAGAGCCACCGGAAGAGCCTTGGGAGCTCAGAAGGTGAGAATGAAAGCCGACCAGGGAAGTACTGCTGCGTATACTTGCCTGATGGCACAGCCTCCTTGGCCCTGGCCCGACCCGGCCTCACCATCCGTGACATGCTGGCAGGCATCTGTGAAAAACGAGGCCTCTCTCTACCTGACATCAAGGTCTACCTGGTGGGCAATGAGCAGGTGTGAACCTGGCCTGGTCTCCAACTCTAAATCCCTTCCTGATCCTGAACTGCGCCTGCCCCCCCCATTCCTGTCTCTGCTCAGCTGTGACCAGAACACCAATTCTATCTCTAACTTTAACCCATCCCCCATTCCTACCCCCTTCCTGACTCCAGCCCTCACTACAACCTTCAGCCCCATGCCCAACTTCAAATCAATCCAGCACCAATTCCTCACTCAAATTCAGATATCTACTCTTATCCCACAAAAATCCTGTCCCCATCCCATACCCATCCTGGTTTCCAGCTTCATTCATATCCAGAGACTGTGATATGAATGTGATATGAAGAGACTCCACTGCTGGAGCTGGGTTTTTCCCTGTCACCCCCAGACTTCAGACTGCCCCTTCCTGAAATGGCCATTTGGAGACCCCTCATTCCCTCCAGGAAAGCCCAACTTCATCCAGCTTATGAAAAATTTTCCTTTAGGTACAAACTAGCATAGCTTTAAACTTAAAGTAATCCATCTAATAAGGGGGAATCTAAAGGAAGGATGCTATATCCCAGGGAGAACTGTCAGAATATCATTCACCCAGTAGACAGTCCTAAGGCCCTGCCAGGTGTGTGAGCAGAGGGACCCAGGGTCCTCCAGGTCCAAAGATGGGAGGTGAGCCAGGCAGAATGTGATCAGGGAGGAGGAGCTGACCCTCCAAAGAGTTTCTGGGGCAAGATAGGCATTTCTAGGTGGTCCCAGGAGGCTTCAGGGAACAGGTGGTGGTTAATGAGGAAGAGTTTGCCTGACAGAGCTGTGAGGGGAGGACATTCAGGCAGAGGGGGATCTAAGAAGTGCTGGGCACATTCAGAGGCCTGGAGCACAGGAGTGTGAGGGCCACAGTGGGAGAAACTCTGCCCATTGTCTTGGCCACCCAGGCAGCCTCCACAACCCAGATGGGTTCTCATGTCTGCTAAATATAACTTCCCCACCCACACTCCACCTGTCCCTGCAGACAACACAGGCCTATTCCCTCCTTGGCTGGTGCAGGTCACTGGGTGGTGATCACTACCACTACTTTTAtgtacctactgtgtgtcaggcactgggtAAGATACTCCACATCCTTCTGGCTTCACAGGTGTCTTGGAGGGAAgagctctttttttgtttgtttgttttttgcagtgAGGAAACAAGAAGTGTTCTTAGTAGGTGGGAATGGAGAGAAGTGGACAagtgtaaaaaaataaagacaaggcCTGGGTGGCTGACCAAAGGTGGGTAGTGAGGGAGGAAATGCGTCCAGCTGGCCCGGTTAAGTTTCACATGCCTGAGGGACAAAGGGCAGCTGTCCAGGGGGCAGATCCTCACCTGGCTCAGGAAGAGGTAGTTTCTTCCAGCCCTTAAGCTGGCCCTTTTAACCAAGCAGCCCCATGACTATATCCTGCTTACCTCACCTCCATGTTTCCCATAACTCTGCTCCTTTTCCAAGtctttccagcattcttgccaccCTTCTCCCTGGTCTGGGCCACTCTAGGCTCTGATCCAGCCTGATCTCTTACTCTGTCCGCATCTCTATGGCACACCCGACCATCAGCCCTTCCCTCTGACCCTTAGGGAGCCTCCATAGTGATCATGGAAGGACGTGAGAATGAcctgggagtgggggagggggaaggagaaggaattCTGCGACTCTGCCCTTCTCCGTTTGCAGAAGGCCCTAGTCCTGGATCAGGACTGCACCGTGCTGGCAGACCAGGAAGTGCGGCTGGAGAACAGAATCACCCTCGAGTAAGTGGATCACCCTCGAGTAATCACACCTCAGCCGAGGGTCCCAGCACTCACTGGGGTCCCAGTTCGGGCTGCTGTTGTCCTGCCAAGTCCGGCCCCTGTACTAACCCCGCCTCCTAGGCTaaggccccacctcctcccaTCGGTCCCACCGCCCCAGTGCAGGCTCCACCCCCTCTCGGGCCAGTCCCTGGTGGGTTGGGGGAGAGGCGCGGCGGGCTCTCCACCCTTCCGCAGCGCTAGGGTCCCTCGCAGGCTCGAGGTGTCGGCGCTGGAGCGCCTGGTGCGGATCTCGGCCAAGCCCACCAAGCGGCTGCAGGAGGCGCTGCAGCCCATCCTCACAAAGCACGGCCTGAGCCCGCAGCAGGTGGCGTTACGCCTGGTAAGCCGTGGGGCCGAGGGACCGGGGCGCAGCGGGGAGGGCTGCCTGTCCCGCGGGCTACTGACCTGTGCCTTCAGCCAGGCGAGAAGCAGCCGCTGGATCTGGAGAAACTAGTGAGTTCGGTGGCCTCCCAGAGGTTGGTTTTGGACACTCTCCCAGGTAAGGGATGTTGGCCCCGTGGCTTGGTTCTCCAGAATACCTCTGGCCCAAGAGGAAGGGGGTCCAGGCAGGAGGCAAACAGGAATTGTGGCGCTTTCTGCTGCAGGTGTGAAGATCCCTGAGGCTGGCGACATACCCCCCTGCCACAGCCAGGTGAGCCAGGGGCTGGGTGCCCTCCATAACCAGTCTCCCCTCCTGGTTATGGCTCCAACCTCACGTTCTCACAGGGTGGACCGCCTAGAATCCAGGACAAGGCCACCAACCTCCCTCCATCGTCCCTGAACTCGCTGGCCCAAGTGCCCAGTAGTATCACTGGAAAGCGGCAGACCTGTGACATTGAAGGTACGTTGGGCATGGTGGCGGCTAGGGACCAGAATGGCTGAGGACCATTGAGGGAGGGTGGCCTCAGAGAGCCTGGAGCTGAGGCAGGGGCCTGGATGTCACTGGGTTGGAACAGTGACCCCTGGGATTGAGGGACCAGAAGGGCAGGAAGGGAGCATTAGTGCTGGGTTTAGGGAGGCTGTGCCCATAGTAAGCCCAGTGGGTCTGTGGTGGGCCAGCATAAGTAGGTCTGCACCCATGGGCCCCTTGACTCTGCCACCACCCCCAGGCCTGGTGGAGCTGCTGAACCGAGTGCAGAGCTGTGGAGCCCATGATCAGAGGGGCCTTCTGCGCAAAGAGGACCTAGTGCTTCCAGAATTTCTGCAGCTGCCTGCCCAAGGACCCAACTCCCAGCAGCCTCCACCACAAGTGGAATCAGCAGCCCAGCCCAAGGGGAGCGCCTCGGACTCTGCCCTCTGACAGCAACCCAACAGTCCAGGCTGGCTGCATGGCACCTGGCGGGCCAAGCATGCCATGGGCCCGCTCTGCATGCCGTCTGTGCCATGAGTGTCCCTGGCCCCTTCCCGCCACGGGCAGGCCCGCAGGAAGAGGTGGGAGGGGTAGAGCGGAGACTCAGAGGAGTGACACCGCATAGCTGCCACCACTTGGTCCCTTAAGGGGCTTGCTCATCCATCCCTCGCTGCCAGGCCATCAGGGGGAGGTGGGCCTAGCCCCCAGTGCAGATGTGCCCAGTGCAGAGGGGTGGCATTGGCAGTGCCAGCCTCCCCACCGCATTCCAGGCCTCAGCAGGGATCAGGAGGAGGGGCTGGCCCTTCTTCCAGTAGTTGGTCTGAGTAAGGCCTGAGGGTGCAGGCAGGCAGCCCCTCCCTCTACCCAGAGACTTGGACTGTGCAGTTGGCTTGGGGCAGCTGGGTTTGTCCTGGATGTATGATAttgttattataataattattattattctgcCATGAGGTGTCTTCCTTGTGTACCAGTCTACACTGTGCGCCGCCCCCACCCCAAAATTGCATTGCCTTTGTCACTAAGGTCAGTGCCAGGAAGTTCTTGGGGGCCTCAGGATGTACCCCCTGACTTCCTGTTGTCAGAGCCTCTCTTCCTGATTGCACTGAGCGTAGGGTGTGAGTGTGAGAGGCAGAGACagccagagagagggagggagggacagaggaagtgggggagggaggaaagggagagaggggaaaggggagggaggggtaGGCCCTCTGGGGAGCTGTGCCTCTGCCGGGGTCCTTGTGCTGTTCCTAGGTCTCTGAATCTGAGTACAGTGTCTGGTCACTCAACTCCTTTCTAGCGGAGACTGAGCATGTCTCTGTAGACGTGGCAGTGGGCTCCTTTGGATTCCCTGAAGCTGTGGTGGCAAGGGCAGGTTCTGGCCCTACCTGCTTTGGCTCTTTGGTCTTCCCTGTCTCCAGGCAGCCGGGGAAGCCCAGAGCCCACCCAGGAGGAGAAGCAATGATCCCTTTTAACATTCTGTGATTCTTTTGGGGAGAAACAcactcttttttaattgaagtatggttgattgataatattatattagtttcaggtatacaggaaagtgattctGTTTTAAGTTTAAGGTATAGCAAACATAACAGAAGAGAAGTCATGACTATATAACTTGAATTATCATGAAGAGAACACAAACCAAGAGTGAttccgttttgttttgtttcagattATGAGATAAATTATGAGAATGGGATTAACAGGTAGAAGCTACTTAagatagataagcaacaaagatttactgtataacacagggaactatattcaaaccttataataatatataatggagaataaTCTGAGATTGATTGTTATATATTTATCTCGTATACAGCCAAGTTCTCTTATTAATTCTGGGTGGGgttgtttctatttgtttttgtttttaactgggtCCTCTTAGGGCTTTATAGACATTcgatatcatctgcaaataaaggGAATCCTGTCTCTTTTTCCACTGGCATACTTTAATTTGACTTCTTATTAAAGCAATTTCAAATTTGTAAAAagttactaaaataaaaatagtacaaGGAGCATCCATATACCTGCTTGTTCTAACATTTGCTCTGAGTGTGTatccatgtgtgtgtgagtgcttgtttgtttttttagcacTTTTGAGGGTAAGTTATGTCCAAAACTCTAGTGTGTACTTCTGAAGAATAAGGATATTCTCTTACTTGCCACAGTAGTTATCAACATGAAATTGACAGATACTTTTATCTAATCTACATTCTGTATTCCAGTTTATAAGATGAACTAATAAGGTCTCTTACAGCATTTTCCCCTCTAATATAGGGTTTTGTCTAGGGCCAGGTATCATATTTAATCATCATGTCTGTTTAGCCTCCTATAATTTGGAATCAGGGAGAACCCAGGAAGGAGAGCCCCAGCCTTCAGGCAGAGAAGCCAGACTCAATCCCAGTGTCTGTGATAGAGAAACAAGGAGACAAAGGAGCCTTGAAAAGGCACCAGGAGGAGCAAGGCGCACTCCTGACTACCTCAGAAAGGCTGAGCTCTCTTCCCCGCTCCAGTTCTTTACCCTCTGCCAGGGGGTCCCCATACCTGCCCCCTATCTTGTAACTGACTTTTTACTCTTGAAATTCCTGGGAGAGATGAGTGGGGTTTGCTGGCCTTTCTCTAGAagttggatgccatgatcttagttttttgaatgttgagttttaaaacagtattttcactctcctctttcaccttcatcaagaggctcttcagttcctcttcactttccagtagtcatatatggatgtgaaagttggaccatgaagaagtctgagtgctgaagaattgatgcttttgaactgttggataagactcttgagaatcccttcgatgcaaggagatcaaaccagtcaatcctaaaggaaagcaacccggcatattcattgggaggactgatgctgaaggtgaagctccaatactttggctacctgatgtgaaggactgactcactggaaaagaccctgatgctgggaaagattgaaggaaggaggagaagaggacagaggacaagatggctggatggcataaagactcaatggacgtgagtttgagcaaactctgggagatggtgaaggacagggaagcccggtgtgctgcagtgcatgagttggatatgactgagtgactgaaccacagcTCTAGAAGGTGGGTGCAGGCCTTCCTCTTGGGGCCTTTAGCCCTCTGCCCCCTCAGCCCATTTTGTTTGGCTGCTGGGGTCATCTCATGAGCCAGGCTTGGCTACTGAGTATGGTTCAGAAATGATCCTCTGACCCCAATCAGAATCCCAATCCTGGTCATTTTCTACTGTCCTTTGGGGGATTTGCAGAAAAGACATTCAGGGAGAGAACATGCGTGCAAATGAAACCAGCACAAGAAAGCAGGTCTGATGGATGGCAATTCTCGATGAAAAGGATCTAAACTCCTAAATTCACCCATCCACTCCTAGACTTGCTCATTAGGCAAGCCAATGCTCGTGTGTGTGCTCATGACTCTGAGTGAATTTCTAAGACTTACAACCATAGATGTCCCTCTTCACTGTAGGTCTCAGCTTACACACCTCAGAAGAGGTTTCCTGACCCCATTGTGCTATGGTCTAAACATTTATGTCTCCCtgaattcatgtgttgaaatccCAGTCCCCAAGGTGACGGTATGTGGAGGTGGGGTTTTGGGAGGCGATTAGGTCATGAGAATGGAGTCCTCGTGAgtgagattagtgcccttgtgCTCTTACAGTGCGATCCCAGAGAGCTCCCTGACCCCTTCCACCATACGAGGACACAGAAATTGGCTGTCTCCGACCTGGAAGAGGTCCTCGCCAGAAAACCACCATATttgcaccctgatcttggacttccgacctctagaactgtgagaaataaatgtttgtggttTACAAGCCCCCCAGTTGCTGGGATTTTTTGTTAGAGCTGCCTGAACAGACTGAGAGTCTATATGAAGTGCTtcccaactgtgtgtgtgtgtgtgtgtgtgtgtttcctttttggctgcaccaggtcttagttgtggcatgtgggatctggttccctgatcaggggttgaaccccgggccccatgcattgggagcacagagtcttaaccaccagaccagcagagaagtcccacGTGCTTCCCAACTTTGTTCTCTACCAATTTATCCACTTTCCTTCCCTCACAGCACTCAGCCCACTCTGTAATGaccttgtttacttatttatactTTGCTGACAGAATGATATATGTCAGCAGGAATCTTGTCCATCTTCATCACTGCTGTGTCTGCTTGGCCTAGTGGGCTGACAGATAATGCCGCAGCCCACAGATCTAGTCCCAGTGAGGAAGTCAGGGCAGCAGGGCAGTGGGGGTGCTGGGCAGGGGACCACATAGCACCAGGCTCACAGTCTGTGGCCAGacatggaggcagggaggcaagcTTTGTCCCTTCCCTGATCAGCTGCAGAACCTTGCTCATACTTCCCAGGGTCTGGAGCTTCTCCCTTGTGGCATTCTTCCACGTGCCCTGGGATAGAGAGGTGGGGACACCAGGTGAGAGATGGGATATCTTCCCAAAGTTGGAATATCCTGCAAGCCAAACCCACTCTCCTACAGACGTCCATCCCCACTCCCAGGGATGATGCCTCTTACTCTTAGGGACCAACAAGATTATCCCTTTAGAAAGGGGATCATGGCCCAGGCAGGAAAGCCTCCATAAAGGTCAGTCCCTGCAGGAGGAAGACTTCACATCTACCAAGGTCCCCAAGTTAGAGCTGCCCCATCCTTTATCTCATTTTGTCCTCACAACAAAACAGACTGGTGTGGATGACATCAGGGCTGCAGGAGGCCAGGTGACTAGTCCAAGGATCACACAGGGAATTGTCGCTGAAGTACTCAGTCTGTCTGATTCAGGGACAGACACCAGGGAGGGCCTGGATACCGTAGAACCCCGTTGGGGAGCCTGGGCTTTCTCAGAAGAGGACACGTTGTTATGGCTACTTTGGGGGGCATTTTGAGAATTTCTGTTAAAAACACGCAGTGTGTGACTCAGCAACACCCCTAGAGAATCCCTCACTTATGGACACAAAGGAGCCCATCCCTGCAGGATGGTCTATTGCCTGAAAACTGGGAAAAGTggatggggtggggttggggttaCACAACACGTGCGCTCCAATACCACACAGCAGATATAGACTTGGGTACAGCCTGTCCTGCTACAGAAAGTTCTCCAAGACATGTTAttgtttggttaaaaaaaatgaaaaagcagagcaaTGAACATGGCACAATACCTTCATATAAACCACAAACACGCTAGGCACTTACAAGTGTACAGAAAGGAGAGGAATGTTCTGGAAGGATGCATATCAAACTCACAAAGAGATGGGAGGAAGACCAGGATGGAATAGCAGTCAAAGCAGACTTTCacctttaatttgtttttaaagaacacaattaaaaataattatactatCACGAAGCACTCCTCAAGACCACTTCTTTGTCACTGCTGGCCTGCCATCTCTTTCTCAAAAAGTGGTACCAAACTCTTCCTTTAGAATCTTCAGCCCAGGGGTCTTCTGCCCCCTCAGCCCATTTTAACCAGCTGGGTGTGTCCCTCTGCCACAGTCCCCTCATGCTCCCCTCCCCATCACACCCCTAGAGGCAGCCCTGAGCCCTCATTGCTCATCTCAGCCTGGCCAAGCCTCATCTACAGAGATGGGGGCAAGGAGCACCCACTGGTCAATCCCTGGGACCGTGTTTCAAAACCACTGCACAGACTCCTGGGTGGGTAACGCAGCAGAGCTGTTTGTCCTCATGTTACCAGAGGGGCAGCCCTGGGGGCAGTCAGCCTGTTCACCCAGTGCCCAGggtgaaggaagggagagagttcACGTTGGACCACTCTGCAGCCTCCACCACCCCCATCCGACAACCTTCACAGGCTGAGAGAGCAGATGTGACTTCAGGGATACGCAGGGTCCCTGGCCCATGGGCTCCAAGCCTCTAAGAGAGAATCTGTCTCTTGTCCCCTACTTGCCTGAACAGGCTTGGAGTATGGGATGGAAGCAGGGACCTTGGTTCTGagccagggtgggggcagggtagAGGTGCTGGCTGCTCACCTGGAGCTGGGCTGCAAGTGCTGAGCTGGCTGCTGGCTAGTGCTCCAGGGatagccaccccacccccaagggcAGTGCAGGGTACACCCATCAGGAGGCCTGGCCTGGTGGTCAGGTGACTCGGACTTCTGGGGAATTAAAGGCTGGAGTTCAGCTTCCACAGGGAAACGAAGACCCGGATAGGGAAGAACACACATGGTTGGTTACACTGAATCAAATGCAGCCAGATCTGGACACAGGCCCCTACCCCTGCACAACTGCAGGGGGTGCCGTTCATGTCCACCATGGTTCTGAGGGTCCAAGAAGAAGGGGCGTGGACATGTATATGTGTCCAGAGACTCCTGCAGGGACTAAGTGAGGAGTGCTCTGTGACAGTCTCAGCTCGTTCTCCAGAGAACTGGCTTGTGTGTAGAGAGGGACAGAAAGCCAAGGAGAAGCCCCACTGAGCGTCCGACCTCCAGGCTGGCCCGAAGTGCCAGCTGCCAGGAGGAAGAAGCCAACCAAGGTGGATGGATCGAGGTAACTCCACCAGCCGAGGAGGAGGCCACCATTTTCCTGCCTCATTACTGAGACGCTGAGGAACACAGAAGCTAGACCCCAAACCTAATGCTTGGAAGGTGGAACTAGAACTTGGGATCTGGAGCACAAAGCCTGGATCTGGGAACTGAAGCTCCGACCCAGAACACGGAGCCAAGAGCGGAAAGCTGAACCTGGCATTTGGATCTGAAATTGGAGATGAGGACTCAGAACCTGGAGTCCAGCGCCAAGAACTAGAGCCCGAAGCTTGATATCTGATGCTTAGAACTGGAGCCAGAGACCAGAACTCAGATCCCAGAGCCCACTTGGAGGCCAGAACCAGAGTGGGGACCCCAGAAACTGGAGATAAGCTCCACGTCCAGACCGTGGAGGCC is a genomic window of Ovis canadensis isolate MfBH-ARS-UI-01 breed Bighorn chromosome 5, ARS-UI_OviCan_v2, whole genome shotgun sequence containing:
- the RGS14 gene encoding regulator of G-protein signaling 14 — encoded protein: MPGKPKHLGVPNGRMVLAVSDGELSSTTGPQGQGEGRGSSLSIHSLPSGPSSPFPTEEQPVASWGLSFERLLQDPLGLAYFTEFLKKEFSAENVTFWKACERFQKIPASDTQQLAQEARNIYQEFLSSQALSPVNIDRQAWLGEEVLAEPRPDMFRAQQLQIFNLMKFDSYARFVKSPLYRECLLAEAEGRPLREPGSWRPGSPDTTRKKPKLKPGKSLPLGVEDLGQLPPAEGRPLRKSFRRELAGGAANSALRRESQGSLNSSASLDLGYLAFASSKSESHRKSLGSSEGENESRPGKYCCVYLPDGTASLALARPGLTIRDMLAGICEKRGLSLPDIKVYLVGNEQKALVLDQDCTVLADQEVRLENRITLELEVSALERLVRISAKPTKRLQEALQPILTKHGLSPQQVALRLPGEKQPLDLEKLVSSVASQRLVLDTLPGVKIPEAGDIPPCHSQGGPPRIQDKATNLPPSSLNSLAQVPSSITGKRQTCDIEGLVELLNRVQSCGAHDQRGLLRKEDLVLPEFLQLPAQGPNSQQPPPQVESAAQPKGSASDSAL